The Macrobrachium nipponense isolate FS-2020 chromosome 27, ASM1510439v2, whole genome shotgun sequence genome includes a region encoding these proteins:
- the LOC135200717 gene encoding uncharacterized protein LOC135200717: MERRYTLSLQSSDGCSILQSELLGITAALSIINRNKDNAIIATDSLIALQSLTPRKAESNIIVRRAIDLLSQIRRAGRMVAAFIWVPSHIEIKGNERADELAKEGARKERVDNKLTPSLSMLKDSVGMEIMRRYSERIEMLKETHSSIRKYLEITGGKPPDYKLCGLESRREQTTYSRLRMQSRYLWEVLPAVSPSETCCRLCGELRKLTLSHYLVECEEITHYRPQGLSEVDLLKHFLQPGVLKRVINTHPKFASPDSQ; this comes from the coding sequence ATGGAGAGGAGGTATACTCTGTCATTACAATCATCAGATGGATGCTCCATATTACAGTCAGAACTTCTAGGTATTACAGCTGCCCTGAGTATCATAAATAGGAATAAGGACAATGCCATAATAGCAACAGATAGCCTGATTGCCCTGCAATCACTAACACCAAGAAAAGCTGAATCAAATATCATAGTGAGAAGAGCTATAGACCTGCTATCACAGATCAGACGAGCAGGCAGAATGGTTGCTGCATTCATATGGGTGCCTTCACACATTGAAATCAAAGGCAATGAAAGAGCCGACGAGCTTGCTAAAGAAGGCgcaaggaaggagagagtggATAACAAACTGACACCATCCCTGAGTATGTTGAAGGACTCGGTTGGTATGGAAATAATGCGAAGATACAGTGAGAGAATAGAGATGCTCAAAGAAACACACTCATCCATAAGAAAATACCTTGAAATTACTGGAGGTAAACCACCCGACTACAAACTTTGTGGACTGGAGAGCAGACGAGAGCAAACAACATATAGCAGACTAAGGATGCAGAGTCGATACCTTTGGGAGGTACTGCCAGCTGTGAGTCCATCAGAAACATGCTGCAGACTATGTGGCGAGTTAAGGAAGCTCACACTAAGTCATTATCTCGTGGAGTGTGAGGAGATTACTCATTACAGGCCACAGGGACTGAGTGAAGTTGACCTACTCAAGCATTTTCTGCAACCTGGTGTGCTGAAAAGGGTTATCAATACTCATCCAAAATTTGCTTCTCCAGATAGTCAATAG